A window from Musa acuminata AAA Group cultivar baxijiao chromosome BXJ3-10, Cavendish_Baxijiao_AAA, whole genome shotgun sequence encodes these proteins:
- the LOC104000616 gene encoding transcription factor MYBC1 — protein MREEVEVDEEPKCFARWDWEEQLPSPHELMPLSQALITPDLALAFGIPSSSSAPTTGADPAPDDLLRGPHSSDLNGGRGEEEPARTLKRPRLVWTPQLHKRFVDAVAHLGINNAVPKTIMQLMGVDGLTRENVASHLQKYRLYLKRMQMQGLNPSSPSSAPQPFLGRMPVAALQHHQQNTAPVQLQQQHQYYHQTHLGHFPGSGPGFLTRNMQPPPVTHRTMGLVPGMGSAPVPPHSTAAAYLNTSEWSGRGESGARRKELTLFPTGED, from the coding sequence ATGAGGGAAGAAGTAGAGGTAGATGAAGAGCCCAAATGCTTCGCTCGCTGGGATTGGGAGGAGCAGCTCCCGTCGCCCCACGAGCTCATGCCCCTCTCCCAAGCTCTCATCACCCCTGATCTCGCCCTCGCCTTCGGaatcccctcttcctcctccgctcCCACCACCGGCGCCGACCCGGCGCCGGATGATCTCCTCCGCGGCCCCCACTCCTCCGACCTCAACGGAGGCCGTGGGGAGGAGGAGCCGGCGAGGACGTTGAAGCGGCCGCGGCTGGTTTGGACGCCGCAGCTCCACAAGCGGTTCGTGGACGCCGTCGCCCACCTCGGCATCAATAACGCCGTCCCCAAGACCATCATGCAGCTCATGGGCGTCGACGGCCTCACCCGCGAGAACGTCGCCAGCCACCTCCAGAAGTACCGCCTCTACCTCAAGCGCATGCAGATGCAGGGTCTCaacccctcctccccctcctcggcCCCACAACCTTTCCTGGGACGGATGCCGGTGGCCGCGCTGCAGCACCACCAGCAGAACACGGCGCCcgtgcagctgcagcagcagcatcagTACTACCATCAGACGCATTTGGGACATTTTCCGGGCAGTGGCCCGGGGTTCTTGACTCGAAACATGCAGCCGCCTCCGGTGACGCATCGGACGATGGGACTGGTGCCCGGAATGGGGTCGGCGCCAGTGCCACCGCATTCAACCGCCGCCGCTTATTTGAATACTTCGGAGTGGAGCGGGAGGGGAGAAAGTGGTGCAAGGAGGAAGGAGCTAACGCTCTTCCCTACAGGAGAGGACTGA
- the LOC104000615 gene encoding uncharacterized protein LOC104000615, with product MAAEAGDGKPQPGRRPRSRLIVRLGALLVAHSVLVSVVCCIAGSIAFLLLPVLAKNTYVSENALMPGSANPMFSSHDVVEANRFLKEILDQGSAKVTGTEIAKLIGQHVVDVGAELYYHKFHPHGNQFHPLHFFSSITNTMEMQYNSSCTLFGLNSVGIIRAPRGDGKEAIVLVTPYNSQNIGQSEALSLGLAFSIFSLLSRVTWLAKDIVWLAADSRYGEYTAVDSWLKDYHNPLFLSNSGKIGTGVCFEENILHLLDQLKVKGPGYNIFKRAGTMAAALVFKVIEKKEKEERDSLTIYAEASNGQMPNLDLINIVHYLAVHRQGLRVKIGSMHSLLKAAWLKFVGEMLQLFGKLTKHLNPKWKFDITSAEYVEGTATLASSIYYQALGVPTGSHGAFRDYQVDAITLELSPRFSLNNENNRSAFLLRGGRLIEGVIRSVNNLLEKFHQSFFLYFLTAPHKFVSVGVYMIPFALLLAPLPIVSAALFSGNDNLGVSTEKVNQEPGCIGSSDTELRSGSWKWLQAAKVVFMIHLWAIIVSLLPYVLSQFPLTTPITLLLVWAALSICILLIFYLIFGACSTHCGWELLKSVMIAAASTGLSLMSVINFSTAQIGAMLIVPMCLLVQPLRKQMQAGVCRKAVLVICNLTIAVVGFPPVALLIAKGMCEDFGKAGVGAFWELAQLLWSWNSATYLYLLWIHLPCWVLCLHILLYPCIGRSSKA from the exons ATGGCCGCCGAGGCGGGGGACGGGAAACCTCAACCGGGGAGGCGGCCCAGATCCAGGCTCATCGTCCGCCTTGGTGCGTTACTCGTCGCTCACAGCGTTCTCGTCAG TGTCGTGTGTTGCATCGCGGGGTCGATcgctttcctcctcctccccgtACTGGCTAAGAACACTTATGTCTCCGAGAACGCGCTGATGCCAG GTTCTGCCAATCCAATGTTTTCATCTCACGATGTAGTTGAAGCCAACAGATTCTTAAAGGAAATTCTTGACCAAGGAAGTGCAAAAGTTACAGGAAC AGAAATAGCAAAATTGATTGGTCAGCATGTGGTGGATGTGGGTGCTGAATTGTATTATCACAAATTCCATCCTCATGGTAATCAGTTCCACCCTCTTCATTTCTTCTCATCCATCACTAATACTATGGAGATGCAATATAATTCTAGCTGCACATTGTTTGGTCTCAATTCTGTTGGTATTATCCGAGCACCTCGTGGTGATGGGAAAGAAGCAATTGTGTTGGTAACTCCGTACAATTCACAGAATATTGGACAGAGTGAAGCCTTATCGCTAGGGCTTGCATTCTCAATTTTTTCACTTCTGAGCAGAGTTACATGGCTTGCAAAGGATATTGTTTGGTTAGCTGCAGATTCCAGATATGGAGAGTATACAGCAGTTGATTCATGGCTGAAAGACTACCATAATCCTTTGTTCCTTAGTAATTCAGGGAAGATAGGTACTGGTGTATGTTTTGAAGAAAATATTCTCCATCTTCTGGATCAATTAAAGGTTAAAGGGCCAGGATACAATATTTTCAAACGTGCTGGAACTATGGCTGCTGCACTTGTATTCAAGGTCATCGAGAAGAAGGAAAAGGAGGAAAGAGATAGCCTTACTATATATGCAGAGGCGTCTAATGGCCAGATGCCTAATCTTGACCTTATCAATATTGTCCATTATCTAGCAGTTCACAGGCAAGGTCTACGCGTGAAGATTGGAAGCATGCATTCTTTACTTAAAGCTGCATGGCTCAAGTTTGTCGGTGAGATGCTGCAACTGTTTGGCAAATTGACTAAACACTTGAACCCCAAATGGAAATTTGATATTACATCTGCTGAGTATGTTGAAGGCACTGCCACACTTGCAAGCTCAATTTATTATCAG GCCCTTGGTGTCCCAACTGGGTCCCATGGTGCTTTCCGTGACTACCAAGTAGATGCAATTACTCTTGAGCTCTCCCCAAGATTTTCTCTCAATAATGAGAATAATCGATCTGCATTTCTTCTTAGAGGTGGCAG GTTAATTGAAGGAGTCATACGCTCAGTAAATAACCTTCTGGAGAAGTTCCATCAGTCGTTTTTCCTCTACTTCTTAACAGCTCCTCATAAGTTTGTATCTGTCGGAGTTTACATGATACCATTTGCACTGCTACTAGCTCCTCTTCCCATAGTTTCTGCTGCTCTCTTTTCTGGTAATGATAATTTGGGAGTTTCAACAGAAAAAGTTAACCAGGAACCTGGATGTATTGGTTCCAGTGACACGGAACTCCGCTCTGGATCATGGAAATGGCTTCAGGCTGCCAAAGTGGTATTCATGATCCACTTGTGGGCAATCATCGTGTCCTTGTTACCTTATGTGCTCTCCCAATTCCCCCTTACGACCCCTATAACGCTCTTGTTAGTTTGGGCTGCACTATCCATTTGTATCCTGCTGATCTTCTACCTCATTTTTGGTGCTTGTTCTACCCATTGTGGATGGGAGCTTCTAAAATCTGTGATGATAGCTGCTGCTTCAACAGGACTGAGCTTAATGTCCGTCATCAATTTCTCAACTGCACAGATTGGAGCCATGCTGATCGTTCCAATGTGTTTGTTAGTTCAACCTCTAAGGAAGCAGATGCAGGCAGGTGTTTGTCGGAAGGCAGTACTGGTGATCTGTAACTTAACAATTGCTGTGGTTGGGTTTCCACCAGTTGCATTACTAATAGCCAAAGGCATGTGTGAGGATTTTGGAAAGGCTGGTGTCGGCGCCTTTTGGGAACTGGCGCAGCTCTTGTGGTCATGGAACAGCGCCACTTACCTCTACCTGCTATGGATTCACCTCCCTTGTTGGGTTCTTTGCTTGCATATTTTGCTGTATCCTTGTATTGGGAGGTCCTCCAAGGCATGA
- the LOC104000614 gene encoding uncharacterized protein LOC104000614: protein MTSPLSRLLRSLNPLFAIRRPPTSAPAHRCLATAAASSNADDSAAAAEMDETIYVKRPGSTAATRDQTSVTMPMSFMTGSIVGKRFYKEVTTRMADDGNGWTVMLDYRTLKTPSKRPLKLQSLALAKAIAAEWDCQQTDGIRPFTMPLMKLACTALERVPLTRAKIFENLMSKFHQDLVFCRSPSDSDLTIGVHERQKEKIDPILDWVQSEFGFKPVVYTSFFGGKQDDCLAKAIEHVLKETNDFELTAIDAMAASAHSLVIPLGIFRGRLGIEEAIELIRLEEDLQVDKWGLVEGGHDVDIADLKVQISSATVLLGLSKLT from the exons ATGACTTCCCCTTTGAGTCGATTGTTGAGGTCCCTCAACCCTCTGTTCGCCATCCGGCGACCTCCGACCTCTGCCCCCGCCCACCGCTGCcttgccaccgccgccgcctcttCGAACGCAGATGATTCGGCTGCCGCGGCGGAGATGGACGAGACTATCTACGTGAAGCGGCCGGGATCGACGGCGGCCACCCGGGACCAGACGTCGGTGACAATGCCTATGTCGTTCATGACGGGGTCCATCGTCGGAAAGCGCTTCTACAAAGAGGTCACCACCCGCATGGCCGATGACGGGAACGGGTGGACGGTGATGCTCGATTACAGGACCCTCAAGACCCCCTCCAAGAGGCCGCTCAAGCTCCAGAGCCTTGCGCTTGCCAAAGCCATTGCCGCCGAGTGGGACTGCCAG CAAACAGATGGAATCCGACCTTTCACAATGCCACTCATGAAGCTTGCATGCACTGCACTGGAAAGGGTTCCACTTACTCGTGCAAAGATTTTTGAAAATTTGATGTCAAAGTTTCATCAAGATTTGGTTTTTTGCCGATCCCCAAGTGACAGTGATTTGACAATAGGAGTCCATG AAAGACAAAAGGAAAAAATAGACCCTATTCTGGATTGGGTGCAATCAGAATTTGGCTTTAAACCGGTAGTGTATACCAGCTTTTTTGGGGGCAAGCAGGATGATTGTCTTGCTAAGGCTATTGAACACGTTCTGAAGGAAACAAATGACTTTGAATTAACTGCAATTGATGCTATGGCTGCCTCGGCACATTCTTTGGTTATTCCTCTTGGAATTTTTCGTGGGAGGTTAGGAATTGAGGAAGCCATCGAGTTGATAAGGCTAGAAGAGGATTTACAG GTAGACAAATGGGGCCTGGTTGAAGGAGGCCATGATGTTGATATTGCTGATCTCAAGGTGCAAATCTCATCTGCCACTGTGCTTCTTGGGCTTTCAAAGTTGACGTGA